A single window of Anaerolineae bacterium DNA harbors:
- a CDS encoding peptidoglycan bridge formation glycyltransferase FemA/FemB family protein — translation MAEGAYLEPVLSAEEWEKEVSRLPQPHFLQSAPWARFKEAYGWKPERYRLHSGGRVLAYASVLARRLVGPLTVAYVPRGPLLVQPDAISLDLALASLEELARGRHWLMLKVDPEIWDEDARAWARPVLEERSWRPGQQVQFRNTVQMDITDDEEKLLSRMKPKTRYNVRLASRRGVQVHPLAEDEFGLAYDLYRRTGLRDGFIVRPRSYYEHLWSTLLEAGMGTVLAAEYEGTALAALVAVAHGNTCWYFHGASGDEHRNLMPTYLLQWEAIRWARARGCAIYDLWGAPESESQEDGMSGVLRFKLGFGGRFREGLGAWDYTPVPALYRLYTAVAPRLLGLGRHLRRRTQRHD, via the coding sequence GTGGCTGAGGGCGCCTACCTGGAACCGGTGCTTTCTGCCGAGGAATGGGAGAAGGAAGTGTCTCGCCTGCCGCAGCCCCACTTCCTTCAGTCTGCTCCCTGGGCCCGGTTCAAGGAAGCCTACGGCTGGAAGCCGGAGCGGTACCGCCTGCACTCAGGAGGCCGAGTGTTGGCTTACGCCAGCGTTCTGGCCCGGCGGCTCGTCGGCCCGCTGACCGTAGCCTACGTGCCCCGAGGGCCACTACTGGTGCAGCCAGATGCCATCTCTCTAGACCTCGCTCTAGCTTCGCTGGAAGAATTGGCTCGGGGCCGGCATTGGCTCATGCTCAAAGTGGATCCTGAGATCTGGGACGAGGATGCTCGGGCCTGGGCTCGGCCCGTCCTGGAAGAACGCAGCTGGCGGCCGGGCCAGCAGGTGCAGTTCCGCAACACCGTGCAGATGGACATCACTGACGACGAGGAGAAGCTTCTCTCTCGTATGAAGCCCAAGACCCGTTACAACGTGCGCCTGGCATCGCGTCGAGGCGTGCAGGTGCACCCACTAGCGGAGGACGAGTTCGGCCTAGCCTACGACCTCTACCGCCGCACTGGTCTCCGCGACGGGTTCATCGTGCGCCCCCGCTCCTACTACGAGCACCTGTGGTCCACCCTCCTGGAAGCCGGCATGGGCACGGTTCTGGCAGCCGAGTACGAGGGTACTGCCCTGGCGGCGCTAGTGGCAGTGGCGCACGGCAACACCTGCTGGTACTTCCACGGCGCTTCCGGGGACGAGCACCGCAATCTAATGCCAACCTACCTGCTCCAGTGGGAGGCCATCCGCTGGGCCCGCGCCCGTGGCTGTGCCATCTACGACCTGTGGGGCGCGCCTGAGTCGGAATCCCAGGAAGATGGTATGAGCGGGGTCTTGCGTTTCAAGCTCGGGTTCGGCGGCCGCTTCCGCGAGGGGCTGGGCGCGTGGGACTACACTCCCGTGCCCGCCCTCTATCGCCTGTATACTGCCGTGGCGCCGCGCCTGTTGGGGCTCGGACGCCACCTTAGGCGTCGGACTCAGCGCCATGACTAG
- a CDS encoding zinc-binding dehydrogenase — protein sequence MLALLKEAPGSGHVRLAEVPDPQAGPGQVRISVQAAGICGSDLHILHDDIKLLVRPPVVMGHEFAGVVDQVGPGVTSWREGDRVTAETTVRTCGKCLSCRTGAYNRCSQKEILGYIHDGAFAPYTVVSADRLYALPDEVDFISGAMTEPLACCVRLLCQLATIRPYDLVVVAGPGAIGLLCAQLARAAGARTCLVGTAVDRDRLALARELGIDWTLVAGEDDVSEVVAMQSGGEGCDVFVEASGAPAAARMGLELTRRNGQYAQIGLAGEPFPLDLSLLAYKELRLVGSLGQTSPAWRRALGLMASGAVRVRPLATHVLALSRWQEGFELFERKGGIKVILTPGQ from the coding sequence ATGTTGGCATTGCTAAAGGAAGCACCCGGCTCGGGACACGTGAGGCTGGCGGAAGTGCCCGACCCGCAGGCGGGTCCGGGCCAGGTTCGCATCTCGGTTCAAGCCGCCGGAATATGCGGCTCGGATCTGCATATCCTGCACGACGACATCAAGTTGCTAGTCAGACCGCCGGTCGTGATGGGTCACGAGTTCGCTGGCGTCGTGGATCAGGTAGGCCCGGGGGTGACGAGCTGGCGGGAGGGTGACCGGGTGACGGCCGAGACGACGGTGCGCACGTGTGGCAAGTGTCTCTCGTGCCGCACCGGGGCCTACAACCGGTGCTCTCAGAAGGAGATCCTGGGCTACATCCATGACGGTGCCTTTGCTCCCTACACGGTGGTGTCCGCCGATCGGTTGTATGCCCTGCCGGACGAGGTGGACTTCATCTCCGGTGCCATGACAGAACCGCTAGCCTGCTGCGTGCGCCTGCTGTGCCAGCTGGCGACCATCCGCCCCTACGACCTGGTAGTGGTGGCTGGCCCGGGCGCCATCGGGTTGCTCTGCGCTCAGCTGGCTCGGGCGGCGGGGGCGCGCACCTGCCTAGTGGGCACTGCGGTGGACCGGGACAGGCTGGCGCTGGCCCGGGAGCTGGGAATCGACTGGACCCTGGTCGCGGGCGAGGACGACGTGTCGGAGGTGGTTGCCATGCAGAGCGGCGGCGAAGGCTGCGATGTATTCGTCGAGGCCTCGGGCGCGCCGGCGGCCGCCCGCATGGGTCTGGAACTGACCCGGCGGAACGGGCAGTACGCCCAGATTGGGCTGGCAGGGGAACCGTTCCCCCTCGACTTGTCGCTTCTGGCATACAAGGAGCTGCGCCTGGTGGGATCCCTGGGCCAGACGAGCCCGGCATGGCGGCGGGCCCTGGGGCTGATGGCCTCTGGCGCGGTACGGGTGCGGCCTCTGGCCACGCACGTGCTCGCTCTGTCGCGCTGGCAGGAAGGGTTCGAGCTGTTCGAGCGCAAGGGAGGGATCAAGGTGATCCTGACGCCGGGCCAGTGA
- the mrdA gene encoding penicillin-binding protein 2 — translation MTRRAFGATVLGALPASLVLLAGCFPFPSGSSPPILTAEDLPDPQAASRSTGSPPSPSQRPEEVWLSYADLWSREDYAGMYALLSPAARARFTAEVFTRLYQQLDQLTALQRVSIEITSSLVLSDRAEISYRVLLATGRFGTIMEDHTVGLASVDGHWRADWSPDQVLLALSEGASLNLEETDNLRGAIYDRAGRPLAVLGARVVVGVVPGEITDEGALLAALSEILDQDRADIKASYSRALRADWFMPVGELSPHQVQEHYARLNALPGVLLRERPIRYYPEGPGAAHLTGYVGVISSDQLERMRANGYREDDVIGQAGMERAFEPQLAGRRGARLLVLGPGGEVRSVAAERPPEPSQNVYSTIALPLQRAAMSLLEGKRGAIVALDPRTGQVLALASSPSFDPNAVTEGLSGSEWAALMEDEGRPLVNRATQAELPPGSVFKIVTETAALESGILTPESRFFCSGSWSGLGPSWSVSCWLPSGHGSLTLAEGLARSCNSVFAEVGKQLDAFDREALPQFARDFGFGSSTGLVGVSESPGLVPGPAWRQRALGQAWFPGDSVNLAIGQGDLLVTPLQIANMIAAVANGGTRYRPQLLLSIGSPESEGSSRSAPEVVGQLPISPEHLTSLRRSLLEGCMSPGGTAYAALGTMSTPVAGKTGTAENPGAAPHAWFAGYAPADDPIIAVAILIEHGGQGSLVCAPLFRQLVEPYLEGAA, via the coding sequence ATGACCCGGAGGGCGTTCGGAGCCACTGTCCTGGGCGCCCTCCCAGCGTCGCTCGTCCTGCTCGCGGGCTGCTTCCCGTTCCCATCCGGCTCCTCACCGCCTATTCTCACCGCGGAAGACCTGCCCGACCCTCAGGCGGCCAGCCGTTCGACCGGCTCACCTCCCTCCCCCAGCCAGCGCCCGGAGGAAGTCTGGCTATCCTATGCCGATCTCTGGTCCCGAGAGGACTACGCCGGCATGTACGCCCTCCTCAGCCCGGCTGCTCGAGCTCGCTTCACCGCCGAGGTCTTCACCCGCCTGTATCAGCAGCTCGATCAGCTCACTGCCCTGCAGAGAGTCTCAATCGAGATCACCTCTTCCCTAGTCTTGAGCGACCGAGCGGAGATCAGCTATAGAGTCCTGCTGGCCACCGGACGGTTCGGCACTATTATGGAGGACCACACGGTGGGGCTGGCGTCGGTGGATGGTCACTGGAGGGCAGACTGGTCGCCGGATCAGGTCCTCCTCGCGCTCTCCGAGGGAGCCAGCCTCAACCTGGAGGAGACCGACAACCTCCGCGGTGCCATTTACGATCGGGCCGGACGGCCCCTGGCGGTGCTGGGCGCGCGCGTAGTGGTAGGGGTGGTCCCAGGGGAAATCACGGACGAGGGAGCGCTCCTGGCCGCGCTCTCGGAGATTCTAGATCAGGACCGGGCAGACATCAAGGCCTCCTACTCCAGAGCCCTACGCGCCGACTGGTTTATGCCCGTAGGTGAGCTGTCGCCGCATCAGGTGCAGGAGCACTATGCCCGGCTCAACGCCCTGCCGGGCGTCCTACTCCGCGAACGCCCCATCCGCTATTACCCTGAAGGTCCCGGAGCGGCGCACCTCACCGGATACGTGGGTGTCATCTCCTCCGATCAACTCGAGCGAATGCGGGCCAACGGCTACCGCGAAGACGACGTGATTGGCCAGGCCGGGATGGAGCGCGCTTTCGAGCCGCAGCTGGCCGGGCGCCGGGGAGCACGCCTCTTGGTCCTAGGCCCCGGCGGGGAAGTCAGGAGCGTCGCCGCCGAGAGGCCTCCCGAACCCAGCCAGAACGTCTACAGCACCATTGCCTTGCCGCTGCAGCGGGCCGCTATGTCTCTCCTGGAGGGCAAACGGGGCGCCATCGTCGCTCTGGACCCTCGTACAGGTCAGGTGCTGGCCCTCGCCTCCAGCCCCAGCTTTGACCCCAATGCTGTGACCGAGGGCCTTTCGGGTTCGGAGTGGGCCGCTCTGATGGAGGACGAGGGGCGGCCTCTGGTCAACCGGGCCACCCAGGCAGAGCTCCCACCGGGCTCGGTGTTCAAGATCGTGACCGAGACCGCCGCTCTGGAGTCAGGCATACTCACCCCGGAGAGCAGGTTCTTCTGCTCCGGTTCCTGGTCCGGTCTGGGGCCTAGTTGGAGCGTCAGCTGCTGGCTGCCTTCCGGCCATGGCTCCCTAACCCTGGCCGAGGGGTTGGCACGCTCCTGCAACTCCGTCTTCGCCGAGGTGGGCAAGCAGCTGGATGCCTTCGACCGAGAGGCACTGCCCCAGTTCGCTCGCGACTTCGGCTTCGGCAGCAGCACCGGGCTAGTCGGGGTGTCGGAGTCGCCCGGCCTGGTGCCGGGCCCCGCCTGGAGGCAACGCGCTCTGGGGCAGGCCTGGTTCCCCGGGGATAGCGTGAACCTGGCCATAGGCCAGGGCGACCTCCTGGTAACCCCTCTCCAGATCGCCAACATGATCGCCGCCGTGGCCAACGGCGGCACTCGCTATCGGCCACAGCTGCTTCTCAGCATCGGCTCGCCCGAGTCGGAGGGATCGTCGCGGAGCGCGCCCGAGGTGGTGGGCCAGCTACCTATCAGCCCAGAACACCTAACTAGTCTGCGCCGCAGCCTGCTGGAAGGGTGCATGAGCCCGGGCGGAACCGCCTACGCTGCCCTGGGCACGATGAGCACCCCGGTGGCGGGCAAGACAGGCACGGCGGAGAACCCGGGAGCCGCCCCCCACGCCTGGTTTGCCGGGTATGCCCCCGCCGATGACCCGATCATCGCCGTCGCCATCCTCATCGAGCACGGCGGGCAGGGGTCCCTGGTGTGCGCCCCCCTTTTCCGACAACTGGTCGAACCCTACCTGGAGGGCGCTGCATGA
- a CDS encoding deoxyguanosinetriphosphate triphosphohydrolase, with amino-acid sequence MTSPPGITRPSGTFLTREEWEEQERRWLAPWAMRSADTRGRQYPDPERPYRTAFQRDRDRVVHTTAFRRLEYKTQVFVTYEGDYYRTRLTHTIEVAQIARTIARALRANEDLVEAIAMAHDLGHTPFGHTGEATLHDLMQDHGGFDHNHQTLRIVTRLERRYPDFPGLNLTWEVREGIIKHKTEYDRGQSVEEYEPEWAPTLEGQIVNAADEIAYTTHDLDDGLRAGYLDRQDLEKVAVWNLATDEAGVSAGPLGEVDRHRVIRRLIDLEVTDLIDFTADRLTDLHPATSEDVRRLGFSIVSHSPRLQELNRELKDFLFGNLYRHWRVLRMANKARRFVTRLFEAYVSDPRQLSDTVRRLMQEDGLYRAVADHIAGMTDRFALEEYRKLFDPMVNQ; translated from the coding sequence ATGACGAGCCCGCCCGGTATCACCCGTCCCAGCGGCACCTTCCTCACCCGCGAGGAGTGGGAGGAACAGGAGAGGCGCTGGCTGGCCCCCTGGGCCATGAGGAGCGCCGACACCCGTGGGCGGCAATACCCCGACCCGGAGCGACCCTACCGCACCGCCTTCCAGCGCGACCGCGACCGCGTGGTCCACACCACGGCCTTCCGGCGACTGGAGTACAAAACCCAGGTCTTCGTCACCTACGAAGGGGACTACTACCGCACCCGCCTCACCCACACCATCGAGGTGGCCCAGATCGCCCGCACCATCGCCCGCGCCCTCCGCGCCAACGAAGACCTGGTGGAGGCCATCGCCATGGCCCACGACCTGGGCCACACCCCCTTCGGCCATACTGGCGAAGCCACCCTCCACGACCTCATGCAGGACCACGGCGGCTTCGATCACAATCATCAGACGCTGCGCATCGTCACCCGACTCGAGCGCCGCTACCCAGACTTCCCCGGCCTCAACCTCACCTGGGAGGTCCGCGAGGGTATCATCAAGCACAAGACCGAGTACGACCGGGGCCAGTCGGTCGAGGAGTACGAGCCCGAGTGGGCCCCCACTCTTGAGGGGCAGATCGTCAATGCTGCCGACGAGATCGCCTACACCACCCACGACCTGGATGACGGCCTACGGGCGGGCTATCTCGACCGGCAGGACCTGGAGAAGGTGGCAGTGTGGAACCTGGCCACCGACGAGGCGGGAGTGTCGGCCGGCCCCCTGGGCGAGGTAGACCGTCACCGCGTCATTCGCCGCCTCATTGACCTGGAGGTGACCGATCTCATCGATTTCACCGCTGACCGCCTGACAGACCTGCACCCGGCCACGTCGGAGGATGTGCGCCGCCTGGGCTTCAGCATCGTCAGCCACTCCCCTCGCCTGCAGGAGCTCAACCGCGAACTCAAAGACTTTCTCTTCGGCAACCTCTACCGCCACTGGCGCGTGCTGCGCATGGCCAACAAAGCACGCCGGTTCGTCACCCGGCTGTTCGAGGCCTACGTGTCCGACCCTCGGCAACTCTCCGATACCGTCCGCCGCCTGATGCAGGAGGACGGCCTGTACCGCGCTGTGGCCGATCACATCGCCGGCATGACCGACCGGTTCGCCCTGGAGGAATACCGGAAGCTGTTTGACCCGATGGTCAACCAGTAG
- the trmD gene encoding tRNA (guanosine(37)-N1)-methyltransferase TrmD, translated as MRFDIFTIFPGMFAGPLGESIVARAVRAGLVAWEAHDVRSYATDRHKTTDDVPYGGGGGMVMKAEPLVRAIRSVVPDRDAPDVEVVLLTPQGQVLTQRLARELSHKRRIALICGRYEGVDERVRELVVTREVSIGDYVLSGGELAAMVLIEVVTRLLPGVLGDPGAAFEDSHADGLLEYPHYTRPAEFEGLVVPEVLLSGNHAEIVRWRRQESLRRTLLRRPDLLDRARLSQVDREYLAELRRSLD; from the coding sequence ATCCGGTTCGACATCTTCACCATCTTCCCGGGCATGTTCGCTGGGCCGCTGGGCGAGAGCATAGTGGCCCGGGCGGTGCGCGCTGGGCTCGTCGCATGGGAGGCCCACGACGTTCGCAGCTACGCTACCGACAGGCACAAGACCACCGACGACGTCCCCTACGGTGGTGGTGGCGGTATGGTGATGAAAGCCGAGCCTCTGGTTCGGGCGATCAGATCGGTGGTGCCGGATCGCGATGCGCCCGATGTGGAGGTGGTCCTGCTGACGCCACAGGGACAGGTCCTGACCCAGAGGCTGGCGCGCGAGTTGAGTCACAAGCGCAGGATAGCGCTGATCTGCGGCCGGTACGAGGGCGTGGACGAGAGAGTGCGGGAGCTGGTGGTGACGCGGGAGGTGTCCATCGGGGACTATGTTCTCAGCGGCGGCGAGCTGGCGGCGATGGTGCTGATTGAGGTGGTCACCCGGCTGCTTCCCGGGGTCCTGGGCGACCCGGGAGCTGCTTTCGAAGACAGCCACGCCGACGGCCTGCTGGAATACCCGCACTACACTCGCCCGGCGGAGTTCGAGGGCCTGGTCGTCCCGGAGGTGCTTCTGTCGGGGAACCACGCCGAGATCGTGCGCTGGAGGCGGCAAGAATCCCTCCGGCGTACCCTTCTGCGTCGGCCGGATCTGCTCGATCGGGCGCGGTTGAGCCAGGTGGACCGGGAGTATCTGGCGGAGTTGCGCCGCAGTCTTGATTGA
- a CDS encoding cyclase family protein, which yields MFTIDPSKYRIVDLSYTVDPDNYPPDRPFELKLGYLADRAFKYDVRTHSHVGTHIEAPAHFYEGGRDITSYPLDAFYGRAVLLDFEDAREAAQVSAALLDRLIGDKVQPGDIIICRNSDTASKQAGEPSGYPTLTPEAARWFAARGIKMLGIDNYVRLGKDVPDGRELHDVLMGRGVTFIEWLDHLDELTQPVFFFMALPFKVRKMDSSWCRAIAIEER from the coding sequence ATGTTCACCATTGACCCCAGCAAGTATCGCATCGTGGACCTGTCATACACCGTAGATCCCGACAACTACCCCCCAGACCGGCCATTCGAGCTGAAACTGGGCTACCTGGCCGACCGCGCCTTCAAGTACGACGTGCGCACTCACAGCCACGTCGGTACTCACATCGAGGCACCAGCTCACTTCTACGAGGGCGGGCGCGACATCACCTCCTACCCCCTCGATGCCTTCTATGGCCGGGCAGTGCTCCTCGACTTCGAGGATGCGCGGGAAGCAGCCCAGGTGTCTGCCGCCCTTCTTGACCGTCTCATCGGTGACAAGGTACAGCCGGGAGATATCATCATCTGCCGCAACAGCGATACCGCCTCCAAGCAAGCTGGCGAGCCCTCGGGCTATCCCACCCTCACGCCCGAGGCGGCGCGCTGGTTCGCGGCGCGGGGCATCAAGATGCTCGGCATAGACAACTACGTGCGGCTGGGCAAGGACGTGCCGGACGGTCGGGAACTGCACGATGTCCTCATGGGCCGCGGCGTCACCTTCATCGAGTGGCTGGACCACCTGGACGAGCTTACCCAACCCGTCTTCTTCTTCATGGCCCTCCCCTTCAAAGTCAGGAAGATGGACAGCTCCTGGTGCCGAGCGATCGCCATTGAGGAACGCTGA
- a CDS encoding sugar phosphate isomerase/epimerase encodes MVIPVCYFTDEVSPEIEESLRLGREAGAEAVELRSRLFGKRIDQLTREELTHLRALIAGQGMATACIASSFGKCELDSEEEWREHQAILEGAIRAAQALGTSLIRVFPFWTPGRRDLPRPGLDRYLGRIVERLGWAVGRAQAEGVVLCFETEAATHCGTCSEAHTIIGALGPSPALGLVWDVNNAWHAGGEDPIEDCYPLVGHLVKHLHVKPNARGNIETIAGSGRCYAELLQLLQRDGYGGAASIEHWGSPWAMLEGIRQLRRLRGSLG; translated from the coding sequence ATGGTGATTCCGGTCTGCTACTTCACGGATGAGGTCTCCCCCGAGATCGAGGAGTCTCTCCGGCTGGGGCGGGAAGCGGGCGCCGAGGCGGTGGAGCTCAGATCGCGTCTCTTCGGCAAGCGGATTGACCAGCTCACGAGAGAAGAGCTGACGCACCTACGGGCCCTGATCGCGGGCCAGGGCATGGCCACTGCCTGTATAGCCTCCAGCTTCGGCAAGTGCGAACTGGACTCGGAAGAGGAGTGGCGAGAGCACCAGGCCATCCTTGAGGGCGCCATTCGGGCAGCGCAGGCTCTGGGTACTAGCCTCATCCGCGTGTTTCCCTTCTGGACGCCCGGGCGCCGCGACCTGCCTCGGCCCGGGCTGGACCGGTACCTTGGCCGCATAGTGGAGCGCCTAGGCTGGGCGGTAGGGCGGGCCCAGGCAGAGGGCGTGGTCCTGTGCTTCGAGACTGAGGCCGCCACCCACTGCGGAACGTGCAGCGAGGCGCACACCATCATCGGGGCGCTGGGGCCGTCCCCGGCGTTGGGCCTGGTCTGGGACGTCAACAACGCGTGGCACGCGGGCGGAGAGGATCCCATCGAGGACTGCTATCCCCTAGTTGGCCACCTGGTGAAGCACCTGCACGTGAAGCCAAACGCTCGGGGCAACATCGAGACCATCGCCGGCTCCGGGCGCTGCTACGCTGAGTTGCTGCAGCTGCTGCAGCGCGATGGCTACGGAGGAGCGGCCAGCATCGAGCACTGGGGCTCGCCCTGGGCCATGCTGGAGGGTATCCGCCAATTGCGCCGGCTCCGGGGCTCGCTGGGTTAG
- a CDS encoding hydantoinase/oxoprolinase family protein, translating into MNLNSANLGLGVDTGGTFTDVAVVEMTSGRVLASAKAPTTRHDLAKGIASAVRQVPEDLLRRVGLVSLSTTLATNAIVEGNGSPTCLVLIGYDRELFRRYELQRLLPTANLAFVKGGHNGMGAEQEPLDESELRRLAREQRDKVAAFAVSGFFGVRNADHEMRAKRILIQETGLPVTCGHELASELDSVLRAATCALNASLVPLLRDLMVSLRRALDALGVRAPVMVVRGDGSLMRVEMALDRPVETILSGPAASVVGARALAGLQDMLVVDIGGTTTDLALVRGGLPLLNPRGATVGRWRTLVRAVQTVSSGLGGDSQVTLLEGTRLCVGPRRAVPLAFAAQEHPQVIGMLEETLTRASRLDPSESVVYLAARSADGNRMSPVEQRILEALGSGPQPLWRLATRDPWVHFYLSNPNRLEGTGVVLRSAFTPTDALHALGEFVAWDAEAAMLGARLLAWYLQASPEEVSRRVLLEVRHSLIRAMVAVLVNGSGGSAVTEVGGPLLDLALSAEGSDLEVRLRSRVPVVGLGAPAGHFVSPAARVMGDSACLPQHHSVANAVGAISGSVAVQELVSVQPVYRASGLDGYVLTGPFAAERYGEREAALEEAQRRAHSLARQAAEAAGAADIEVRVEVKDHKGTAGPGFGDRLYLGSTVTATAVGRPRFASEAEPRPEEEALW; encoded by the coding sequence TTGAACCTGAACAGCGCGAATCTGGGCCTGGGTGTTGACACAGGGGGCACCTTCACTGACGTTGCCGTGGTGGAGATGACCTCCGGCAGGGTGCTTGCATCCGCCAAAGCGCCGACGACGCGCCACGACCTGGCAAAGGGCATTGCCAGCGCGGTGCGTCAGGTGCCCGAGGACCTTCTGAGACGGGTCGGGTTGGTGTCCCTATCCACGACTCTAGCGACCAATGCCATCGTGGAGGGCAATGGCTCGCCTACGTGTCTGGTGCTGATTGGATATGACCGGGAGCTGTTCCGCCGCTATGAGCTGCAGCGGCTGCTGCCGACCGCCAACCTGGCTTTTGTGAAAGGCGGTCACAACGGCATGGGAGCGGAGCAGGAGCCACTGGACGAGAGCGAGCTCCGACGCCTAGCCCGGGAGCAGCGGGACAAGGTGGCTGCCTTTGCCGTCAGCGGGTTCTTCGGGGTGCGCAACGCCGATCACGAGATGCGGGCGAAGCGTATCCTCATCCAAGAGACTGGGCTGCCAGTCACCTGCGGTCACGAGCTGGCCAGCGAGCTCGACTCCGTTCTGCGGGCCGCCACGTGCGCCCTCAACGCCAGCCTGGTGCCCTTGCTGCGCGACCTGATGGTCTCCCTGCGTCGGGCTCTGGATGCCCTGGGAGTGCGGGCTCCGGTCATGGTAGTGCGAGGCGACGGGTCGCTGATGCGGGTGGAGATGGCGCTGGACCGGCCGGTGGAGACCATACTGAGTGGACCGGCGGCCAGCGTGGTGGGGGCGCGAGCCTTGGCCGGATTGCAGGACATGCTGGTGGTGGACATTGGCGGCACCACCACCGACCTCGCCCTGGTGCGCGGGGGGTTGCCGCTGCTGAACCCGAGGGGCGCCACTGTGGGCCGCTGGCGCACCTTGGTGCGCGCTGTGCAGACGGTCAGCAGTGGGCTGGGAGGCGACAGCCAGGTGACCTTGCTCGAGGGGACGCGCCTGTGCGTCGGCCCAAGAAGGGCGGTGCCTCTCGCCTTCGCGGCTCAAGAGCATCCGCAGGTGATTGGCATGTTGGAGGAGACCCTGACTCGGGCCTCGCGACTGGATCCATCTGAGTCGGTGGTCTACCTCGCCGCCCGTTCGGCCGACGGCAACCGGATGAGCCCAGTGGAGCAGCGCATACTGGAGGCGTTGGGTAGCGGTCCTCAGCCGCTTTGGCGCCTGGCCACGCGGGACCCCTGGGTCCACTTCTATCTATCGAACCCGAACCGACTGGAGGGCACCGGGGTGGTGCTGCGAAGCGCCTTCACTCCCACGGATGCGTTGCATGCTTTGGGCGAGTTCGTGGCCTGGGACGCAGAGGCCGCGATGTTGGGGGCGCGGCTCCTGGCCTGGTACCTGCAGGCCAGTCCGGAAGAGGTGAGCCGCCGGGTCCTGCTGGAAGTGCGCCACAGCCTGATCCGGGCCATGGTGGCGGTGCTCGTCAATGGCTCGGGGGGGTCAGCAGTCACGGAAGTCGGTGGGCCCCTGCTGGACCTGGCTCTGTCTGCCGAGGGGAGCGACTTGGAGGTGCGGCTCCGCTCGCGGGTGCCCGTAGTGGGCCTGGGGGCGCCTGCCGGGCACTTCGTCTCCCCGGCTGCTCGTGTCATGGGCGACTCCGCGTGTCTACCGCAGCATCATTCGGTGGCCAACGCGGTCGGCGCCATCTCGGGGTCAGTGGCGGTGCAGGAGTTGGTCAGCGTTCAGCCTGTGTACCGGGCCTCGGGATTGGATGGGTACGTCCTCACCGGCCCGTTCGCCGCGGAGCGATACGGTGAGCGGGAGGCGGCCCTGGAGGAGGCGCAACGGCGGGCCCATAGCCTAGCCAGGCAGGCGGCCGAGGCGGCCGGCGCGGCGGACATCGAGGTCAGGGTGGAGGTGAAGGACCACAAAGGCACGGCCGGCCCGGGCTTCGGCGACCGGCTCTACTTGGGCTCAACCGTCACGGCCACGGCGGTGGGCCGGCCACGGTTCGCCTCGGAGGCTGAGCCACGCCCAGAAGAGGAGGCGCTATGGTGA
- a CDS encoding peptidoglycan bridge formation glycyltransferase FemA/FemB family protein has product MSWRSSGAASPGWNSRLQHLPGASLLQTTQWGQLKSEFGWQALRHESGAGMAQVLFRHTPIGRLAYVPLGPVCRSPSRLPVMIEELHRLCRSRGAFALKLEPNFRHNDPAVVLLRSLGFRPAFQSVQPRSTAVVDISAGEEEALARMKPKTRYNIRLAERRGVQVRQGTADDLETFARLMEETSRRDGFGVHPPRYYRRAYELFAPEGMARLFVAEYRSEPLAAVMVFAFAGVAHYLYGASSDRHRNLMPNYALQWHALRWARECGCHHYDLWGVPDEVGQNPAAYLDVEVPTGEGLWGVWRFKRGFGVEVVRRAGAWDYVYDRLAYRAYWLAYRLRRRSSG; this is encoded by the coding sequence ATGAGCTGGCGGTCAAGCGGCGCTGCAAGCCCGGGCTGGAACTCTCGCCTGCAGCACCTGCCCGGCGCCAGCCTCCTGCAGACGACGCAGTGGGGACAACTGAAATCCGAGTTCGGCTGGCAGGCTCTGCGCCACGAGTCTGGGGCCGGCATGGCCCAGGTGCTATTCCGCCATACTCCCATCGGCAGGCTGGCCTACGTTCCCCTCGGCCCAGTCTGTCGCTCCCCCTCCCGACTCCCCGTCATGATCGAGGAACTGCACCGGCTGTGTCGGTCACGAGGCGCCTTCGCCTTGAAGCTCGAGCCCAACTTCCGCCACAATGACCCGGCCGTCGTCCTGCTGCGTTCACTGGGCTTCCGTCCGGCGTTCCAGAGCGTCCAGCCCCGCAGCACCGCGGTGGTGGATATCTCCGCCGGCGAGGAGGAGGCCCTGGCGCGGATGAAGCCCAAGACCCGCTACAACATCAGGCTGGCGGAGCGGCGCGGAGTCCAGGTGCGGCAGGGCACCGCCGACGACCTGGAGACCTTCGCCCGGCTGATGGAGGAGACCTCCCGGCGCGACGGGTTCGGAGTGCACCCGCCCCGCTACTACCGGCGAGCCTACGAGCTGTTCGCGCCCGAGGGCATGGCACGCCTGTTTGTAGCCGAATACCGATCGGAGCCCCTGGCGGCTGTCATGGTCTTCGCCTTCGCCGGCGTCGCCCACTATCTCTACGGGGCATCCTCGGACCGTCACCGCAACCTCATGCCCAACTACGCTCTCCAGTGGCATGCCCTCCGCTGGGCCCGGGAGTGCGGCTGCCACCATTACGACCTGTGGGGCGTGCCGGACGAAGTAGGTCAGAACCCGGCCGCCTATCTGGACGTGGAGGTGCCCACGGGCGAGGGCCTCTGGGGCGTCTGGCGGTTCAAGCGCGGCTTCGGGGTGGAGGTCGTCCGAAGGGCTGGCGCCTGGGATTATGTCTATGACCGGCTGGCATATCGGGCCTACTGGCTGGCGTACCGCCTCCGAAGGAGGTCCAGTGGCTGA